A genomic stretch from Flavobacterium sp. KS-LB2 includes:
- a CDS encoding zinc ribbon domain-containing protein, whose amino-acid sequence MANTKELSVEDKLRAIYDLQLIDSRIDEIRNVRGELPLEVEDLEDEVAGLSTRSEKLKSELEVIEDLIKVKKNAIDEHKEAIKKYTKQQETVRNNREFNSLTKEVEFQELEIQLSEKQIKEMKASIEHKKEVIANSKERLEAKSNHLKHKKSELDAIMAETAKEEAFLTEKSAEYQSLIEERLLAAYTRIRTSVRNGLAVVSIERGASAGSFFTIPPQTQVEIASRKKIITDEHSGRILVDSVLADEEKEKMEQLFSKF is encoded by the coding sequence ATGGCGAATACGAAAGAATTAAGTGTTGAGGACAAGTTAAGAGCAATTTACGATTTACAACTTATTGACTCTAGAATTGACGAAATCAGAAACGTAAGAGGAGAACTTCCTTTAGAAGTAGAAGATTTAGAAGATGAAGTGGCTGGTTTAAGCACACGTTCAGAAAAATTGAAAAGTGAACTTGAAGTTATCGAGGATCTTATCAAGGTAAAAAAGAATGCAATTGATGAGCACAAAGAGGCTATCAAAAAATATACGAAACAACAAGAAACGGTTCGTAACAACCGAGAATTTAATTCGTTAACAAAAGAGGTTGAATTTCAAGAATTAGAAATTCAATTGTCTGAAAAACAAATTAAAGAAATGAAAGCTTCTATCGAACACAAGAAAGAAGTGATTGCAAATTCAAAAGAGAGATTAGAAGCTAAATCTAATCACTTGAAGCATAAAAAATCAGAGTTAGACGCTATCATGGCGGAAACTGCTAAAGAAGAAGCATTCTTAACTGAAAAATCAGCAGAATACCAAAGCTTGATTGAAGAAAGATTATTAGCAGCTTACACTAGAATAAGAACTAGCGTTCGTAATGGTTTAGCTGTAGTTTCTATTGAAAGAGGTGCATCAGCAGGGTCTTTCTTTACAATTCCACCACAGACACAAGTTGAAATTGCTTCTAGAAAGAAAATCATTACTGATGAACACTCCGGAAGAATATTAGTAGACAGCGTATTGGCTGACGAAGAAAAAGAGAAAATGGAACAATTGTTTTCTAAATTCTAA
- the argS gene encoding arginine--tRNA ligase, with translation MTLPQILTPSIEKAILALFDVTIDKVEFQSTRKEFEGDITMVIFPLLKVVKSNPVELGNKIGNYLVENLAEVSRFNVVSGFLNIVISDAYYLDFFGKIKDDVAFGFVTPNQDDKAVMVEYSSPNTNKPLHLGHVRNNLLGYSVAEIIKASGKKVYKTQIINDRGIHICKSMLAWQKFGNGETPQSTGLKGDKLVGNYYVAFDKAYKEEIAQLISAGKTEEEAKKQAPIILEAQEMLLKWEAGDEAVITLWKTMNQWVYDGFATTYKNLGVDFDAYYYESNTYLLGKDVVQIGLDRGVFEKDPDGSVWIDLTEEGLDRKIVLRSDGTAVYMTQDIGTAIQRVKDYPDVGGMVYTVGNEQDYHFKVLFLILKKLGFDWSKNLFHLSYGMVDLPSGKMKSREGTVVDADDLMQEMTDTAQKIAEDLGKLDSYSPEEKAKLYSTIGLGALKYYILKVDPKKRILFNPEESVDFAGNTGPFIQYTYARIQSIIRKANFDFLNTSKMTTLHEKEKELVKQLELFPEVIQNAAQHHSPALLANFTYDLVREYNSFYQAVPILGEEDLEKKIFRVQLSKKVADTIAASFKLLGINVPERM, from the coding sequence ATGACATTACCACAGATTCTTACGCCCTCAATTGAAAAAGCGATACTCGCTTTGTTTGACGTTACGATTGACAAAGTTGAATTTCAATCTACACGGAAAGAATTTGAAGGTGATATTACAATGGTTATTTTCCCATTGTTGAAAGTAGTTAAAAGTAATCCAGTAGAATTGGGGAATAAAATAGGAAACTATTTAGTTGAAAATTTAGCTGAGGTGAGTCGTTTTAATGTGGTTTCAGGATTTTTGAATATCGTTATTTCGGATGCATATTATTTAGATTTCTTTGGAAAAATAAAAGATGACGTTGCGTTTGGTTTTGTTACTCCTAATCAAGATGACAAGGCAGTGATGGTTGAATATTCGTCGCCAAATACCAACAAACCCTTGCATTTAGGTCATGTACGTAATAATCTTTTGGGATATTCAGTGGCTGAAATCATCAAAGCCTCGGGTAAGAAAGTGTATAAAACTCAAATCATTAATGATAGAGGTATCCATATTTGTAAATCGATGTTGGCTTGGCAAAAATTCGGAAATGGAGAAACGCCACAATCAACCGGTTTAAAAGGAGATAAATTAGTTGGAAATTATTATGTAGCTTTTGATAAAGCGTATAAAGAAGAAATTGCGCAATTAATAAGCGCAGGTAAAACCGAAGAGGAAGCAAAAAAACAAGCTCCAATCATTTTGGAAGCGCAAGAAATGTTACTAAAATGGGAAGCTGGTGATGAAGCGGTAATCACGCTTTGGAAAACAATGAATCAATGGGTTTATGATGGTTTTGCTACCACATACAAAAATTTAGGTGTTGATTTTGATGCGTATTATTATGAAAGTAATACTTATTTGTTAGGAAAAGATGTTGTTCAAATTGGTTTAGATAGAGGCGTTTTCGAAAAAGATCCTGATGGTTCGGTTTGGATTGATTTAACCGAAGAAGGTTTAGACCGTAAAATTGTATTGCGCTCCGATGGTACTGCAGTTTATATGACACAGGATATTGGAACTGCAATTCAGCGTGTGAAGGATTATCCAGATGTAGGCGGAATGGTTTATACGGTTGGAAATGAACAAGATTACCATTTTAAAGTGTTGTTTCTTATCTTGAAAAAATTAGGTTTTGATTGGTCCAAGAACTTGTTTCATTTGTCTTACGGAATGGTAGATTTGCCTTCAGGTAAAATGAAAAGTCGTGAAGGAACAGTTGTTGATGCTGATGATTTGATGCAAGAAATGACCGATACAGCACAAAAAATTGCTGAAGATTTAGGGAAATTAGACTCCTATTCTCCCGAAGAAAAAGCAAAATTATATAGCACAATTGGTTTAGGGGCTTTGAAATATTATATTTTAAAAGTAGATCCAAAAAAACGAATCCTTTTTAATCCAGAAGAATCAGTAGATTTTGCAGGAAATACGGGGCCATTCATTCAATATACGTATGCCAGAATACAATCGATTATTCGTAAAGCAAATTTTGACTTTTTGAATACATCAAAAATGACAACGCTACATGAAAAAGAGAAAGAACTGGTAAAACAATTAGAGTTGTTTCCTGAAGTGATTCAAAATGCGGCGCAACATCACAGTCCGGCTCTACTGGCAAATTTCACCTACGATTTAGTTCGCGAATACAATTCCTTCTATCAGGCAGTTCCTATTCTTGGAGAAGAGGATTTAGAAAAGAAAATTTTCAGAGTGCAATTGTCTAAAAAAGTGGCAGATACCATTGCAGCTTCATTTAAGTTGCTAGGAATTAATGTTCCCGAGAGAATGTAA
- a CDS encoding winged helix-turn-helix domain-containing protein yields the protein MGIIDKLNKDFESRVRLGIMSVLMVNDWIDFTEMKSLLNITDGNLASHSSALEKSGYIEVKKEFVGKKPKTSYRVTNMGRSAFVSHLNSLEKLIKSK from the coding sequence ATGGGAATCATTGACAAATTAAATAAAGATTTCGAAAGTCGGGTCAGATTAGGCATTATGTCTGTTCTGATGGTAAACGATTGGATTGATTTTACTGAAATGAAATCTTTATTGAATATCACTGATGGAAATTTAGCAAGTCATTCTTCGGCGTTAGAAAAATCTGGATACATTGAAGTTAAAAAAGAATTTGTTGGTAAAAAACCAAAAACGTCGTATCGCGTTACCAATATGGGCAGATCTGCTTTTGTTTCCCACTTAAATAGTCTTGAAAAATTAATCAAATCTAAATAA
- the rluF gene encoding 23S rRNA pseudouridine(2604) synthase RluF, giving the protein MEENLKRLNKFIGETGYCSRREADKIIEEGRVTINGVVPELGTKVSPDDEVRIDGKLIREKREKSIYLAFNKPVGIECTTNLEVRGNIVDYINYPTRIFPIGRLDKASEGLIFMTNDGDIVNKILRARNNHEKEYTVTVNKLITDRFIEKMSNGVPILDTVTRKCKVEKISSTTFKIILTQGLNRQIRRMCEYLGYDVIALKRIRIINISLDIPVGRFRDLTDAEIKELNELIEPSSKTEEASFPKPERTEAPKRRTEFIKRDDPRFKGRGDY; this is encoded by the coding sequence ATGGAAGAAAATCTAAAACGCCTTAATAAATTCATAGGAGAAACAGGATATTGCTCTCGCCGTGAAGCCGATAAAATCATTGAAGAAGGTCGAGTAACCATCAATGGAGTCGTTCCGGAATTAGGTACAAAAGTTTCCCCTGATGACGAAGTACGTATTGATGGTAAACTAATCCGTGAGAAAAGAGAGAAATCTATTTATTTAGCTTTTAATAAACCTGTTGGAATTGAATGCACAACCAACTTAGAAGTTCGTGGCAATATTGTAGATTATATTAATTATCCAACACGCATTTTCCCTATTGGCCGTTTAGACAAAGCATCAGAAGGGTTAATTTTCATGACCAATGACGGCGACATTGTCAACAAAATTCTTCGTGCAAGAAACAACCACGAAAAAGAATATACGGTAACGGTTAACAAATTGATTACAGATCGTTTTATCGAAAAAATGAGTAATGGTGTTCCAATTTTAGACACGGTTACCAGAAAATGTAAGGTAGAAAAAATAAGTTCTACCACATTCAAAATCATCTTAACACAAGGTTTAAACCGTCAAATTCGTAGAATGTGTGAGTATTTGGGTTATGATGTTATTGCCTTGAAACGCATCCGAATTATCAATATATCACTTGATATTCCTGTTGGAAGATTCCGAGATTTGACTGATGCTGAAATCAAAGAATTGAACGAACTGATTGAGCCTTCGAGTAAAACCGAAGAAGCGAGTTTTCCTAAACCAGAAAGAACAGAAGCTCCCAAAAGAAGAACTGAATTCATAAAAAGAGATGATCCAAGGTTTAAAGGACGAGGAGATTATTAA
- a CDS encoding alpha/beta fold hydrolase, protein MKKILFFIFTKSIGAYINTLSFVFPRKASQLAYAFFSEPREGKLSKTNLPEILQEAQSETFKNGEHSFHTYTWKGNDTVILLVHGWESNASRWENLLPYLKESGSTIIAIDGPAHGLSSGKEFNIPQYAEFIHVAVQKFKPQYLIGHSIGGKTCLYYQSVYQNDMLKKMVILGAPSDFKIILNNYITLLSLNSKISKSLEAHYLNNFKLSLEQFSSKTFASKINTKGLIAHDIDDTVVLFEEGKKIAEAWENVIFIETKGLGHSMHDDELYKKVSDFLFKADN, encoded by the coding sequence ATGAAAAAAATATTATTTTTTATTTTCACTAAATCTATTGGAGCTTACATTAATACTCTGAGTTTTGTATTTCCAAGAAAGGCCTCGCAACTCGCGTATGCCTTTTTTAGTGAACCAAGAGAAGGTAAATTATCCAAAACAAATCTTCCAGAAATCCTACAAGAAGCTCAATCTGAAACTTTCAAAAACGGAGAACATTCCTTTCACACTTATACTTGGAAAGGAAATGATACTGTAATACTTCTAGTTCACGGCTGGGAAAGCAACGCTTCTCGCTGGGAAAATTTACTGCCGTATCTAAAAGAATCAGGAAGCACCATCATTGCCATTGACGGTCCGGCTCATGGATTATCAAGCGGAAAAGAATTCAACATTCCCCAATACGCTGAATTTATTCATGTTGCTGTGCAAAAATTCAAACCACAATATCTTATTGGTCATTCCATTGGTGGAAAAACTTGTTTGTATTACCAATCCGTTTATCAAAATGACATGCTAAAAAAAATGGTAATTCTTGGAGCTCCTAGTGATTTCAAGATTATCTTAAATAATTACATCACCTTATTGAGTTTGAATTCTAAAATTTCAAAATCATTGGAAGCTCATTATTTGAATAATTTCAAACTTAGCCTCGAACAATTTTCTAGCAAAACATTCGCCTCTAAAATAAATACAAAAGGACTAATCGCTCATGATATTGATGACACAGTTGTTTTGTTTGAAGAAGGAAAGAAAATTGCCGAAGCATGGGAAAATGTAATTTTCATTGAAACCAAAGGCTTAGGGCACAGTATGCATGATGATGAGTTGTATAAAAAAGTATCTGATTTTTTATTTAAAGCCGACAATTAA
- the ffh gene encoding signal recognition particle protein, whose protein sequence is MFDNLSDKLDKAFHILKGHGKITEVNVAETLKEVRRALLDADVNFKIAKDFTTKVKEKAIGQDVLTTLQPGQLLVKLVKDELTELMGGDVAGINLSGNPSIILMSGLQGSGKTTFSGKLANYLLTKKNKKPLLVACDIYRPAAIQQLYVVGDSIGVEVYSEPENKNPVEIAQNAIKHAKANGFNVVIVDTAGRLAVDEEMMNEIERVHKAIQPNETLFVVDAMTGQDAVNTAKAFNERLNFDGVILTKLDGDTRGGAAISIKTVVNKPIKFVGTGEKMDAIDVFYPIRMAERILGMGDVVSLVERAQEQFDEEEARKIQKKIAKNEFGFDDFLSQIQQVKKMGNMKDLVGMIPGASKAMKDVEIEDDAFKHIEAIIHSMTPIERSKPALIDVKRKARIAKGSGTKIEQVNQLMKQFDQMSKMMKMMQGPGGKNLMKMMGGMKGGMPGMR, encoded by the coding sequence ATGTTCGATAATTTAAGCGATAAACTAGATAAAGCCTTTCATATACTTAAAGGTCACGGAAAAATCACCGAAGTAAATGTAGCCGAAACGCTAAAAGAAGTTCGTCGTGCTTTACTTGATGCCGATGTAAATTTTAAAATTGCTAAAGATTTTACTACTAAAGTAAAAGAGAAAGCAATAGGTCAGGATGTATTGACTACACTTCAACCAGGACAATTATTGGTGAAGTTAGTAAAAGATGAATTGACTGAATTAATGGGTGGTGATGTTGCTGGAATCAATCTTTCGGGTAATCCATCGATTATTTTAATGTCAGGTTTGCAAGGATCAGGAAAAACAACTTTCTCAGGAAAGCTTGCAAATTATCTTTTAACAAAGAAAAATAAAAAACCATTATTAGTAGCCTGTGATATATACCGTCCTGCGGCGATTCAACAATTATATGTTGTTGGAGATTCGATAGGTGTTGAGGTATATTCAGAGCCAGAGAACAAAAATCCAGTAGAAATTGCTCAAAATGCAATCAAACATGCGAAAGCAAATGGCTTCAATGTAGTGATTGTCGATACTGCAGGACGTTTGGCAGTTGATGAGGAAATGATGAATGAAATTGAACGCGTTCATAAAGCAATTCAACCAAATGAAACGTTGTTTGTAGTGGATGCAATGACGGGTCAAGATGCCGTAAATACTGCAAAAGCCTTCAATGAAAGATTAAATTTTGATGGGGTTATTTTAACTAAATTAGATGGTGATACACGTGGAGGAGCTGCGATTTCGATTAAAACAGTAGTTAATAAGCCAATCAAGTTTGTCGGAACAGGGGAAAAGATGGATGCTATTGATGTATTCTATCCAATTCGTATGGCCGAAAGAATTCTGGGAATGGGAGACGTTGTCTCTTTGGTGGAAAGAGCTCAAGAACAATTTGACGAAGAAGAAGCTAGAAAAATCCAAAAGAAAATTGCCAAAAACGAATTCGGTTTTGATGATTTCCTTTCTCAAATTCAGCAAGTGAAGAAAATGGGTAACATGAAAGATTTGGTTGGAATGATACCAGGTGCTTCAAAAGCCATGAAAGATGTAGAGATAGAAGATGATGCATTCAAGCATATTGAAGCAATCATTCACTCGATGACTCCAATTGAAAGGAGCAAGCCTGCTCTAATTGATGTCAAAAGAAAAGCGAGAATTGCAAAAGGTTCCGGAACCAAAATCGAACAAGTAAATCAATTGATGAAGCAGTTTGACCAAATGAGCAAAATGATGAAAATGATGCAAGGACCAGGAGGAAAAAACCTAATGAAAATGATGGGTGGCATGAAAGGCGGAATGCCAGGAATGAGATAA
- a CDS encoding magnesium transporter CorA family protein — protein sequence MRAFYKNNNGLIANPEWTPNCWINIECPTEAEKKYVLEELQIPEAFYNDIEDIDERPRIEIENGWTLIIMRIPVKSNDIKLPFHTIPVGVIFKDEVCITISFHQTEMLTDFVTYTKRKNINIKDNFDLVLKLLLSSSVWFLKYLKQVNQKIKLAEDNLEKSIKNEELQALLQIEKCLVFFMTSLKGNDILLHRIKNIKSQKEHFDSDLLEDVEIELRQAQETTNIYSDILTGTMDAYASVISNNMNTIMKQMTSISIILMIPTLIASLYGMNVPNDLQDNHYGIWIVISVSVLLSAFGVFLFKRKRWF from the coding sequence ATGAGAGCTTTTTACAAAAACAATAACGGATTAATTGCCAATCCTGAATGGACTCCGAACTGCTGGATAAATATTGAATGCCCTACCGAAGCAGAAAAAAAATATGTACTCGAAGAATTACAAATTCCAGAAGCATTTTATAATGACATCGAAGATATTGATGAAAGACCAAGGATAGAAATTGAAAATGGTTGGACTTTGATTATCATGCGAATTCCTGTGAAAAGCAATGATATAAAACTGCCTTTTCACACCATTCCTGTTGGTGTTATTTTTAAGGATGAAGTTTGCATCACAATCAGTTTTCATCAAACGGAGATGCTTACTGATTTCGTGACCTACACCAAACGCAAGAATATTAATATTAAGGATAACTTCGATTTAGTGCTGAAATTATTGCTTTCCTCTAGTGTTTGGTTTTTGAAATACTTAAAGCAAGTCAACCAAAAAATAAAACTAGCCGAGGACAATTTAGAAAAATCAATTAAAAATGAGGAATTGCAGGCATTGCTTCAAATAGAAAAATGTTTGGTATTCTTTATGACTTCTTTGAAAGGAAATGATATTTTGTTGCACCGGATCAAGAATATAAAATCTCAAAAAGAGCATTTTGATTCGGATTTATTGGAGGATGTGGAAATTGAATTGCGTCAGGCACAGGAAACTACTAATATTTATAGCGACATTTTAACGGGAACCATGGATGCGTATGCTTCTGTTATTTCTAATAATATGAATACGATTATGAAGCAAATGACTTCTATCTCGATAATTCTGATGATTCCAACATTGATTGCCAGTTTGTATGGAATGAATGTACCCAATGATTTACAGGATAATCACTATGGAATATGGATTGTCATTTCCGTATCTGTTTTGTTATCTGCTTTTGGGGTGTTTTTATTCAAAAGAAAAAGATGGTTTTGA
- a CDS encoding DUF4153 domain-containing protein, whose translation MKKLHFILASSLVFTLLFYKEDLGLNWAIFGMMQTALICYFFQEKITSRLHLILVVTSVLSCFAFAWYGDFPSFFAMALSIIFLQFKTQEPKLKVLQALPLVLINGIASLGRILMFSQYLPKRKVNNGFAKKLIAYFVIPVLFLGLFLIVYSFGSDHFSSLFTDYYLDIDAWQAFVLTALGFFISFTFWNYWIPEVCYEKNDLLDSDFKEESKTQNQNSFSFLDIDFERRSGEITLFLLNILLLVFIATYNYEQFFEVVKKSNLSSDIHERVTAVIFSIIMAVGVLLFYFKGGFNFDEKAKNLKKLAKIWILLNGILILCAIIKNSEYVSFFGLTYKRLGVYAFLILAIIGLVISFIKITMQKTNAFLFNQMIWYFYGTILLCSFVNWGNLITNYNISVNKGVEPIFLSGLNFNDELRRDYFLNNKLEGQYSEISREKEISRMQSRSFLSKALYYEFLTSK comes from the coding sequence ATGAAAAAACTACATTTTATTTTAGCCAGCAGTTTGGTTTTTACTCTGCTTTTTTACAAGGAAGATTTGGGTCTCAATTGGGCTATTTTCGGGATGATGCAAACCGCCTTAATATGTTATTTCTTTCAAGAGAAAATTACCAGTAGGTTGCATTTGATTTTAGTGGTTACATCGGTTCTGTCATGCTTTGCATTTGCTTGGTACGGAGATTTTCCATCTTTTTTTGCCATGGCTTTGTCAATTATCTTTTTACAATTCAAAACCCAGGAACCAAAACTTAAAGTGTTACAGGCTCTTCCTTTGGTGTTGATTAACGGAATTGCTTCGTTAGGTCGCATATTGATGTTCAGTCAATATCTTCCTAAGCGAAAAGTTAATAACGGTTTTGCAAAAAAACTGATTGCTTATTTTGTTATTCCAGTCCTATTTCTGGGGTTATTTTTAATCGTATATTCTTTTGGAAGCGATCATTTTTCGTCTTTGTTTACGGATTATTATTTAGATATTGATGCGTGGCAAGCATTTGTACTTACCGCTTTAGGATTTTTCATTTCGTTCACTTTCTGGAATTATTGGATTCCTGAGGTTTGTTATGAAAAGAATGATTTACTAGACAGTGATTTTAAGGAAGAATCCAAAACGCAAAATCAAAATTCATTTTCGTTTTTGGATATTGATTTTGAAAGAAGAAGTGGCGAGATTACATTGTTTCTTTTAAATATTCTGCTTTTGGTTTTCATTGCGACTTATAATTACGAACAGTTTTTTGAAGTGGTCAAAAAATCTAACTTAAGTTCTGATATACACGAAAGAGTAACTGCCGTTATTTTTTCAATTATAATGGCGGTTGGTGTTCTTTTGTTCTATTTTAAAGGAGGCTTTAATTTTGATGAAAAAGCTAAAAATCTTAAAAAGTTAGCTAAGATCTGGATTCTTTTAAACGGAATTTTAATACTTTGTGCCATCATCAAAAACTCAGAATATGTTTCGTTTTTCGGATTGACTTATAAAAGGTTAGGTGTTTATGCTTTCTTGATTCTAGCCATAATTGGATTGGTTATTTCTTTTATAAAAATCACCATGCAAAAAACAAATGCTTTTCTTTTCAATCAAATGATTTGGTATTTTTATGGAACGATTCTTTTATGCAGTTTTGTGAATTGGGGAAATCTGATTACCAATTATAATATTTCGGTAAACAAAGGAGTAGAGCCTATATTTTTATCGGGACTAAACTTTAATGATGAATTGCGCCGAGACTATTTTTTAAATAATAAGTTAGAGGGTCAATACAGTGAAATTTCAAGAGAGAAGGAAATTAGTCGAATGCAATCAAGGTCCTTTTTATCAAAAGCTTTGTATTATGAGTTTTTAACTAGTAAATAA
- a CDS encoding bifunctional 5,10-methylenetetrahydrofolate dehydrogenase/5,10-methenyltetrahydrofolate cyclohydrolase translates to MQLLDGKKTAEDIKSEIAVEVQKMKDNGEKVPHLAALIVGNDGASLTYVGSKVKACERVGFESTLVKMPSTTTEVELLKKIKELNENDAIDGFIVQLPLPEQIDEQKVLMAVDPSKDVDGFHPENFGKMALDMTTFIPATPFGILELLERYGVETKGKHTVVIGRSHIVGRPMSILMGRKGFPGNSTVTLTHSYTKNIEEITIQADIIITALGVPNYLKANMVKDGVVVIDVGITRVPDETNEKGYVITGDVDFENVSKKSSFITPVPGGVGPMTIAMLLKNTLLAREMKRNK, encoded by the coding sequence ATGCAACTACTAGACGGAAAAAAAACAGCGGAAGATATTAAGAGTGAAATCGCTGTAGAAGTACAAAAAATGAAAGACAATGGGGAGAAAGTACCTCATTTAGCAGCCCTAATTGTAGGGAATGATGGTGCTAGTTTGACTTATGTAGGAAGTAAGGTAAAAGCATGTGAAAGAGTAGGTTTTGAATCTACCTTAGTAAAAATGCCAAGTACAACTACTGAAGTTGAATTATTGAAAAAGATCAAGGAATTGAATGAGAATGATGCCATTGATGGATTTATCGTTCAATTGCCTCTTCCAGAACAAATAGACGAGCAAAAAGTATTAATGGCGGTTGATCCAAGTAAAGATGTGGATGGATTTCATCCTGAGAATTTTGGAAAAATGGCGTTGGACATGACTACTTTTATTCCAGCAACACCTTTCGGAATTTTAGAATTGTTAGAAAGATACGGAGTAGAGACCAAAGGTAAACATACCGTAGTTATTGGGCGTAGTCATATTGTGGGAAGACCAATGAGTATTTTGATGGGAAGAAAAGGTTTTCCTGGGAATTCAACAGTCACTTTGACACACAGTTACACTAAAAATATTGAAGAAATTACCATTCAGGCAGACATTATTATCACAGCTTTGGGCGTTCCTAATTACCTGAAAGCAAATATGGTAAAAGATGGAGTAGTGGTTATTGATGTAGGTATTACTCGTGTTCCAGATGAAACAAACGAAAAAGGATATGTAATCACTGGCGATGTTGATTTTGAAAATGTAAGTAAAAAATCCTCTTTTATTACTCCGGTTCCAGGTGGAGTAGGGCCTATGACCATCGCGATGTTGTTGAAAAATACGCTTTTGGCAAGAGAAATGAAAAGAAATAAATAA